In Rhizobium sp. WSM4643, the following are encoded in one genomic region:
- a CDS encoding UDP-glucose 4-epimerase family protein has product MRCLITGAAGFVGGPLVERLHGEQICELAVTTRSAAASFPTSVRHFPIEITSETDWTAVLESIDVIVHLAARVHIMNDSAADPLAEFRRINTAATLNLAEQAARAGVKRFVFISSIKVNGEENDRPFRHDDTPMPIDPYGISKLESEIGLHEIAARTGMEVVVIRPPLVYGRGARGNFALLVGLVRKKVPLPFASLKNRRTLVALPNLVDLIITGMKHPGAAGQTFLAGDGEDLSTPGLIEGIAAGLGVKPMLLPFPPALLQMGARVTGKAAVYQRLCGSLQVDISHARDVLGWSPVVTPREGLKLAVT; this is encoded by the coding sequence ATGCGATGCCTCATTACCGGCGCGGCCGGCTTTGTCGGTGGGCCTCTCGTCGAAAGACTGCATGGAGAGCAGATATGCGAGCTTGCGGTAACGACGCGATCTGCGGCCGCCAGCTTCCCGACCTCTGTGCGGCATTTCCCCATCGAGATAACAAGCGAAACCGATTGGACAGCAGTTCTCGAGAGTATCGATGTCATCGTCCATCTCGCCGCTCGTGTTCACATCATGAACGACAGCGCAGCCGATCCGCTTGCGGAATTTCGTCGGATCAACACCGCCGCTACGTTGAACCTCGCCGAGCAGGCCGCCCGCGCGGGCGTAAAAAGGTTCGTCTTCATCAGCAGCATCAAGGTCAATGGCGAGGAAAACGATCGACCCTTCCGGCACGACGATACGCCAATGCCGATCGATCCCTATGGCATTTCAAAGTTGGAAAGTGAAATCGGGCTGCATGAAATTGCCGCCCGAACAGGCATGGAAGTCGTGGTCATTCGCCCGCCGCTCGTCTATGGACGCGGCGCGAGGGGCAATTTCGCCCTGCTCGTCGGACTTGTCAGGAAGAAGGTACCGCTCCCCTTCGCGTCGCTGAAGAACCGCCGGACGCTAGTCGCGCTTCCAAATCTCGTCGATCTGATCATCACCGGGATGAAGCATCCCGGCGCAGCCGGCCAGACCTTTCTCGCGGGCGATGGAGAAGATCTTTCGACTCCCGGGCTTATCGAAGGGATTGCCGCAGGTTTGGGCGTTAAACCGATGCTGCTCCCCTTCCCCCCCGCCTTGTTGCAGATGGGCGCCAGGGTCACCGGAAAGGCCGCGGTCTACCAGCGTCTTTGCGGCTCCCTGCAGGTCGATATATCCCATGCCCGAGACGTGCTCGGCTGGTCGCCCGTCGTCACGCCGCGCGAAGGCCTGAAGCTTGCGGTGACGTAA
- the murB gene encoding UDP-N-acetylmuramate dehydrogenase, with protein sequence MKQVNGEKLLASLGDGVKDIRGRITPDAPMDRVTWFRAGGLAELMFQPHDIDDLIAFLKILPEEVPLTVVGVGSNILVRDGGIPGVVLRLSAKGFGFVELAGENRILAGAICPDKHVAAMAMDNGIGGFHFLYGIPGGIGGAARMNAGANGVETRERLIEVHAVDRKGDKHVLSNAEMGYSYRHSTASTDLIFTSVLFEGYPEERAQIRAEMDAVRNHRETVQPVREKTGGSTFKNPTGHSAWKLIDEAGCRGLVIGGAQMSSLHCNFMINMGQATGYDLEYLGEQVRREVFEKDGIKLEWEIKRLGVFMPGREVRPFHGVTSE encoded by the coding sequence ATGAAACAGGTGAATGGGGAAAAGCTTCTCGCGTCTCTCGGAGACGGTGTAAAGGATATCCGCGGCCGTATCACGCCGGATGCCCCGATGGATCGTGTCACCTGGTTCAGGGCCGGCGGTCTGGCCGAGCTGATGTTCCAGCCGCATGACATCGACGATCTCATCGCCTTCCTGAAGATATTGCCGGAAGAGGTGCCGCTGACGGTGGTCGGCGTCGGCTCCAACATCCTGGTACGCGACGGCGGCATTCCGGGCGTCGTGCTGCGCCTGTCGGCCAAGGGGTTCGGCTTCGTCGAGCTCGCCGGCGAAAACCGGATTCTCGCCGGCGCCATCTGCCCGGATAAGCATGTGGCGGCGATGGCGATGGACAACGGCATCGGCGGCTTTCATTTCCTCTACGGCATTCCCGGCGGCATCGGCGGCGCGGCGCGCATGAATGCCGGGGCTAACGGCGTGGAGACGCGCGAGCGGCTGATCGAAGTCCATGCGGTCGACCGCAAGGGCGATAAGCATGTGCTTTCCAATGCCGAGATGGGCTACTCCTACCGGCATTCGACCGCATCGACAGATCTGATCTTCACCTCCGTGCTGTTCGAGGGCTATCCGGAAGAGCGCGCGCAGATCCGCGCCGAGATGGACGCGGTGCGCAATCACCGCGAGACGGTGCAGCCGGTTCGCGAAAAGACCGGCGGCTCGACCTTCAAAAACCCGACCGGCCATTCGGCCTGGAAACTGATCGACGAGGCAGGCTGCCGCGGCCTCGTCATCGGCGGAGCGCAGATGTCGTCGCTTCACTGCAACTTCATGATCAACATGGGGCAGGCAACCGGCTACGACCTCGAATATCTCGGCGAACAGGTGCGTCGCGAGGTCTTCGAAAAAGACGGCATCAAGCTCGAATGGGAAATCAAACGCCTCGGCGTCTTTATGCCCGGCCGCGAAGTGCGTCCGTTCCATGGCGTGACGAGCGAGTAA
- the murC gene encoding UDP-N-acetylmuramate--L-alanine ligase, producing the protein MKLPKTIGLVHFIGIGGIGMSGIAEVLHNLGHKVQGSDQADSANVQRLRDKGIEVFVGHRAENLGEAEVVVVSTAIKKSNPELIAAREKLLPVVRRAEMLAELMRFRNAIAIGGTHGKTTTTSLVAALLEAGGLDPTVINGGIINAYGTNARMGEGEWMVVEADESDGTFLKLPADVAVITNIDPEHLDHYGNFDAVRAAFRQFVENVPFYGFGVMCLDHPEVQSLVGRIEDRKIITYGENPQADVRFMNVRIDGTRSIFDVQIRRRRTGQVIELKGLVMPMPGRHNISNATAAIAVANRLGISSADIAKGLASFGGVKRRFTLTGEWNGVQIFDDYGHHPVEIKAVLRAARESCKGRVIAVHQPHRFSRLASLFEEFAACFNDADSIFLAPVYAAGEDPIEGIDSVSLVSRIKSGGHRDARFLSSAELLPQMVAEVAKPGDFVVLLGAGSITSWAAALPKQLEGLSGKSV; encoded by the coding sequence ATGAAACTGCCGAAGACGATCGGCCTCGTCCATTTCATCGGCATAGGTGGCATCGGCATGAGCGGCATTGCCGAGGTGCTGCACAATCTCGGCCATAAGGTGCAGGGATCGGATCAGGCCGACAGCGCCAATGTCCAGCGCCTGCGCGACAAGGGCATCGAAGTGTTTGTCGGTCACCGAGCCGAAAACCTGGGTGAGGCCGAAGTCGTCGTCGTCTCGACGGCGATCAAGAAGAGCAATCCGGAACTCATCGCCGCGCGCGAAAAGCTGCTGCCGGTGGTGCGCCGCGCCGAGATGCTGGCCGAGTTGATGCGCTTCCGCAATGCGATCGCCATCGGCGGCACGCATGGCAAGACGACGACCACGTCGCTGGTTGCCGCGCTGCTCGAAGCCGGCGGACTTGATCCGACCGTCATCAATGGCGGCATCATCAATGCCTACGGCACCAATGCCCGCATGGGCGAGGGCGAGTGGATGGTGGTCGAGGCCGATGAATCGGACGGCACCTTCCTGAAGCTTCCTGCCGATGTCGCGGTCATTACCAATATCGACCCGGAACATCTCGACCATTACGGCAATTTCGACGCCGTGCGCGCCGCCTTCCGGCAGTTCGTCGAGAATGTGCCGTTCTACGGGTTCGGCGTCATGTGCCTCGACCATCCCGAGGTGCAGTCGTTGGTCGGCCGCATCGAGGATCGCAAGATCATCACCTATGGCGAAAACCCGCAGGCCGACGTGCGTTTCATGAATGTGCGCATCGACGGCACGCGCTCGATCTTTGACGTCCAAATCCGTCGCCGCCGCACCGGCCAGGTTATCGAGCTCAAGGGGCTGGTCATGCCGATGCCGGGGCGCCATAATATTTCCAACGCAACGGCGGCGATCGCGGTTGCCAACCGGCTCGGCATATCGAGCGCCGATATCGCCAAGGGGCTTGCCTCCTTCGGTGGCGTCAAGCGCCGTTTCACGCTGACCGGTGAGTGGAACGGCGTGCAGATATTCGATGATTACGGCCACCATCCCGTCGAGATCAAGGCGGTGCTGCGCGCCGCCCGAGAATCCTGCAAGGGGCGTGTCATCGCCGTCCACCAGCCGCATCGCTTTAGCCGTCTTGCGAGCCTGTTCGAGGAATTCGCCGCCTGCTTCAACGATGCCGACAGCATCTTCCTGGCACCCGTCTATGCGGCGGGCGAGGATCCGATCGAGGGTATCGATTCCGTGTCGCTGGTCTCGCGCATCAAATCCGGCGGCCATCGCGACGCCCGCTTTCTAAGCTCGGCGGAGCTTTTGCCGCAGATGGTCGCGGAGGTTGCAAAGCCTGGCGATTTCGTGGTTCTGTTGGGGGCTGGGAGCATTACATCCTGGGCGGCGGCGCTGCCCAAGCAACTGGAAGGCCTATCGGGAAAGTCCGTATGA
- the murG gene encoding undecaprenyldiphospho-muramoylpentapeptide beta-N-acetylglucosaminyltransferase, translated as MSKGIVLLAAGGTGGHVFPAEALAFKLKERGYSVHLVTDSRAERYAGKFPAEEIHVVPSATIGSKNPVAVARSLWTLWSGMRAAKKLIQRLRPIIVVGFGGYPTVPPLLAATRLGVPSMIHEQNAVMGRANKALATRVQAIAGGFLPEGGAASPDKTVTTGNPVRPAIIAAAEVPYTPSHPGEAFNLVVFGGSQGAQYFSKALPTAISLLDEALRVRLRITQQVRPEDMEMVSGCVAKLEMGADIAPFFTDMAERLARAHLVICRSGASTVSEISVIGRPAVLVPYPHALDHDQAANAAALAATGGAKVIAQSELSPEKIAAILTAVMNDPEKLLHMAAAAKRAGKPDAANLLADMVEAIAARRTIAEFKRTRA; from the coding sequence ATGAGCAAAGGCATCGTGCTGCTTGCCGCCGGGGGAACCGGCGGCCATGTGTTCCCGGCGGAGGCGCTGGCCTTCAAGCTGAAGGAGCGCGGCTATTCGGTGCATCTCGTCACGGACAGCCGGGCTGAGCGCTATGCCGGCAAGTTCCCGGCCGAGGAAATCCATGTCGTACCGTCGGCGACGATCGGCTCGAAGAACCCGGTTGCTGTCGCCCGCTCGCTATGGACGCTCTGGAGCGGCATGCGGGCGGCGAAGAAACTGATCCAGCGGTTGCGGCCGATCATCGTCGTTGGTTTCGGTGGTTATCCCACCGTGCCGCCGCTGCTCGCCGCCACCCGGCTCGGCGTGCCCTCGATGATCCACGAGCAGAATGCGGTGATGGGGCGCGCCAACAAGGCCCTGGCAACCCGCGTGCAGGCCATCGCCGGCGGGTTCCTGCCGGAGGGAGGCGCTGCCTCTCCAGACAAGACGGTGACGACGGGCAATCCGGTCCGCCCGGCGATCATCGCTGCGGCCGAGGTGCCGTACACGCCGTCGCATCCCGGCGAGGCCTTCAACCTCGTCGTCTTCGGCGGCAGCCAGGGCGCGCAATATTTCTCCAAGGCGCTGCCGACGGCGATCAGCCTGCTCGACGAGGCGCTTCGCGTGCGCCTGCGCATCACCCAGCAGGTGCGTCCCGAGGATATGGAAATGGTCAGCGGCTGCGTCGCCAAGCTGGAGATGGGAGCCGATATCGCCCCCTTCTTTACCGACATGGCCGAGAGGCTGGCGAGGGCGCATCTCGTCATCTGCCGTTCGGGCGCCTCGACGGTTTCGGAAATCTCCGTCATCGGCCGGCCTGCCGTGCTCGTGCCTTACCCGCACGCTCTCGATCACGATCAGGCGGCGAATGCGGCGGCACTTGCTGCGACCGGCGGGGCAAAGGTGATCGCCCAGTCGGAGCTTTCGCCGGAGAAGATCGCAGCGATCCTGACGGCTGTCATGAACGATCCGGAAAAGCTTTTGCACATGGCGGCGGCGGCGAAACGCGCCGGGAAACCCGATGCAGCGAACTTGCTTGCCGACATGGTTGAGGCTATTGCCGCCAGACGGACAATTGCAGAATTCAAGAGGACACGCGCATGA
- the ftsW gene encoding putative lipid II flippase FtsW encodes MVSRAERGPLADWFWTIDRFFLAMFIFLMGIGFMLSFAASPAVAERIGLEPFHFVKRHAAFMIPSIGVMLGLSFLTPRQVRRTAILILIVSVAMMVLVLFVGQEVKGGRRWIWIAGLSIQPSEFMKPAFVVVCAWLFAEHARQPEIPGNLFAIILFGIVAALLIAQPDLGQTILTTAVWGGMFFMAGMPWIWIMLLGIGGAGGLLSAYYVFPHVALRIDKFMTGEGDTFQIDTAREAIIRGNWFGQGPGEGIVKRIIPDAHTDFIFSVAAEEFGIVFCMALVALFTVLVLRGLSHAYRERNDFNRFAVAGLVLQMGIQSIINIGVNLELLPAKGMTLPLISYGGSSMVAICVTAGFILALTRHRPEKRAQDRSLFRVPHGMPAE; translated from the coding sequence ATGGTAAGCCGCGCGGAACGTGGGCCTCTGGCCGATTGGTTCTGGACCATCGACCGCTTCTTCCTGGCAATGTTCATCTTCCTGATGGGTATCGGATTCATGCTGTCGTTCGCGGCATCTCCTGCGGTCGCCGAACGCATCGGGCTCGAGCCTTTCCACTTCGTCAAGCGCCATGCGGCCTTCATGATCCCCTCGATCGGCGTCATGCTCGGGCTGTCGTTCCTGACGCCGCGCCAGGTGCGGCGAACCGCGATCCTGATCCTGATCGTCTCGGTCGCGATGATGGTACTGGTGCTGTTCGTCGGGCAGGAGGTCAAGGGTGGCAGGCGCTGGATCTGGATCGCCGGCCTTTCCATCCAGCCATCGGAATTCATGAAGCCCGCCTTCGTCGTGGTCTGCGCCTGGCTGTTTGCCGAACATGCGCGCCAGCCGGAGATCCCCGGCAATCTCTTTGCCATCATTCTGTTCGGCATCGTCGCAGCCCTTCTCATCGCGCAGCCGGACCTCGGCCAGACCATCCTGACCACGGCCGTCTGGGGCGGGATGTTCTTCATGGCCGGCATGCCATGGATCTGGATCATGCTGCTCGGTATCGGCGGCGCCGGCGGCCTGCTCAGCGCCTACTACGTCTTCCCGCACGTTGCGTTGCGCATAGACAAATTCATGACCGGCGAAGGCGACACGTTCCAGATCGACACCGCGCGCGAGGCGATCATCCGCGGCAACTGGTTCGGCCAAGGACCGGGCGAGGGGATCGTCAAGCGCATCATCCCGGATGCGCATACCGACTTCATCTTCTCGGTCGCGGCCGAGGAATTCGGCATCGTCTTCTGCATGGCGCTCGTTGCGCTGTTTACCGTGCTGGTGCTCCGCGGCCTGTCGCATGCCTATCGCGAGCGCAACGACTTCAACCGTTTCGCCGTCGCCGGCCTGGTGCTGCAGATGGGCATTCAGTCGATCATCAATATCGGCGTCAATCTCGAATTGCTGCCGGCGAAGGGCATGACGCTGCCGCTGATTTCCTACGGCGGCTCGTCTATGGTCGCGATCTGCGTCACCGCCGGCTTCATTCTGGCGCTGACGCGCCATCGACCGGAAAAACGGGCGCAGGACCGGAGCCTCTTCCGCGTCCCGCACGGCATGCCGGCGGAGTAG
- the murD gene encoding UDP-N-acetylmuramoyl-L-alanine--D-glutamate ligase — MIPVTTLKDRKVALFGLGGSGFATARALISGGAEVTAWDDNPDSVAKAVAEGIRTEDLHSIDWSQQALFVLSPGVPLTHPKPHWTVDLARAAGVDIVGDVELFVRERRAHAPDCPFIAITGTNGKSTTTALIAHILKSSGYDTQLGGNIGTAVLTLDPPKAERYYVVECSSYQIDLAPTLDPSAGILLNLTPDHLDRHGTMQHYADIKERLVAGSDVAIVGIDDSHSALIADRVERAGVKVVRISRRNVVADGIYAEGTKLIQAAGGAMLPFVDLDGIQTLRGSHNAQNAAAAVAACLAVGVSAEEIRAGLASFPGLKHRMQPVGQRGRVVFVNDSKATNADAAAPALSSYDRIYWIAGGLPKAGGITTLAPYFPRIAKAYLIGEAAAEFAATLGEAVPYEISDTLERAVAHAAADAERDESAASAVMLSPACASFDQYKNFEVRGEAFVGHVAALDGIAMLIGPATGEK; from the coding sequence ATGATCCCGGTCACGACGCTCAAGGATAGGAAGGTCGCGCTCTTCGGGCTCGGCGGCTCCGGCTTTGCCACCGCCCGGGCGCTGATATCAGGCGGTGCCGAGGTGACCGCCTGGGACGACAATCCAGACAGCGTCGCCAAGGCCGTGGCTGAAGGCATCAGGACGGAGGACCTGCACAGCATCGACTGGAGCCAGCAGGCGCTGTTCGTGCTGTCGCCCGGCGTGCCGCTCACCCATCCGAAGCCGCACTGGACTGTCGATCTTGCCCGCGCGGCCGGCGTCGATATCGTCGGCGACGTCGAGCTCTTCGTGCGCGAGCGCCGCGCCCATGCGCCGGATTGCCCTTTCATCGCCATAACAGGCACCAACGGCAAATCGACGACGACGGCACTGATCGCCCATATCTTGAAATCATCAGGCTACGACACGCAGCTCGGCGGCAATATCGGCACGGCGGTGCTGACGCTCGATCCGCCAAAGGCCGAGCGCTATTACGTCGTCGAATGCTCCTCCTATCAGATCGATCTGGCGCCGACGCTGGACCCGTCGGCCGGCATCCTGCTCAACCTGACGCCCGATCATCTCGACCGTCACGGCACTATGCAGCATTATGCCGACATCAAGGAACGGCTGGTCGCCGGCAGCGACGTCGCAATCGTCGGCATCGACGACAGCCATTCGGCGCTGATTGCCGACCGCGTCGAGCGGGCGGGCGTCAAGGTGGTCCGCATCTCGCGCCGCAACGTCGTGGCCGACGGCATTTATGCCGAGGGCACCAAGCTGATCCAGGCCGCCGGCGGCGCGATGCTGCCTTTCGTCGATCTCGACGGCATCCAGACGCTGCGCGGCAGCCACAATGCGCAGAACGCCGCTGCAGCCGTCGCTGCCTGCCTCGCCGTCGGAGTTTCCGCCGAAGAGATCCGCGCCGGCCTCGCCTCGTTCCCCGGCCTCAAGCACCGCATGCAGCCGGTCGGGCAGCGTGGCCGCGTCGTTTTCGTCAATGATTCCAAGGCGACCAATGCCGATGCTGCGGCGCCGGCCCTTTCGAGCTATGATCGCATCTACTGGATCGCCGGCGGCCTGCCGAAGGCTGGCGGCATTACGACGCTCGCTCCCTATTTTCCGCGCATCGCCAAGGCCTATCTGATCGGCGAGGCGGCGGCGGAATTCGCCGCGACGCTCGGCGAGGCTGTTCCTTACGAAATATCGGACACGCTGGAGCGCGCCGTCGCGCATGCGGCCGCCGATGCCGAACGCGACGAGAGCGCCGCTTCGGCCGTGATGTTATCCCCGGCTTGCGCAAGCTTCGACCAGTATAAGAATTTCGAAGTCAGGGGTGAAGCCTTCGTCGGCCACGTGGCGGCGCTTGACGGGATTGCGATGCTGATCGGTCCGGCAACAGGAGAGAAATGA
- the mraY gene encoding phospho-N-acetylmuramoyl-pentapeptide-transferase has translation MLIWLVELSEYFKFLNLFRYITFRTGAALFTSALIVFLFGPTIINSLRIRQGKGQPIRADGPQTHFKKAGTPTMGGLMILAGIIGASLLWADLSNVYVVATLLVTLGFGAIGFYDDYLKVTKQSHMGFSGKARLGIEFVIAGIAVYFMMRTALASGIAGSTFGSSIAFPFFKDFMINIGIMFVVFGGFVIVGAGNAVNLTDGLDGLAIVPVMIAAASFGVIAYLAGNVVFANYLQINFVPGTGELAVVLGAVIGAGLGFLWFNAPPAAIFMGDTGSLALGGTIGTVAVATKHEIVMAIIGGLFVIETLSVIIQVGFFKMTGRRVFLMAPIHHHFEKKGWTESQVVIRFWIVAVGLAMLGLSTLKLR, from the coding sequence ATGCTGATCTGGCTTGTCGAACTGTCGGAATATTTCAAATTTCTGAATTTGTTCAGATATATTACCTTCCGCACGGGGGCCGCTCTCTTCACCTCAGCGCTGATCGTCTTCCTGTTCGGGCCGACGATCATCAATTCGCTGCGCATCCGCCAAGGCAAGGGCCAGCCGATCCGCGCCGACGGGCCGCAGACGCATTTCAAGAAGGCCGGCACGCCGACCATGGGCGGGCTGATGATCCTCGCCGGCATCATCGGCGCATCGCTGCTCTGGGCCGATCTTTCCAACGTCTATGTCGTCGCCACGCTGCTGGTGACGCTGGGCTTCGGCGCGATCGGCTTCTACGACGATTACCTTAAGGTCACGAAGCAGAGCCATATGGGCTTTTCGGGCAAGGCGCGTCTCGGCATCGAATTCGTCATCGCCGGCATCGCCGTCTATTTCATGATGCGCACCGCTCTTGCCTCGGGGATTGCCGGCTCGACCTTCGGCTCCTCGATCGCCTTTCCGTTCTTCAAGGACTTCATGATCAATATCGGCATCATGTTCGTCGTCTTCGGCGGCTTCGTCATTGTCGGCGCCGGCAATGCCGTCAATCTGACCGACGGTCTCGACGGGCTTGCCATCGTGCCTGTGATGATCGCCGCCGCCTCCTTCGGCGTCATCGCCTATCTCGCCGGCAACGTGGTGTTTGCGAACTACCTGCAGATCAATTTCGTGCCCGGCACCGGCGAGCTCGCCGTCGTGCTCGGCGCCGTCATCGGCGCCGGCCTCGGCTTCCTCTGGTTCAACGCGCCGCCGGCCGCCATTTTCATGGGCGACACTGGGTCGCTGGCACTCGGCGGCACGATCGGCACCGTCGCCGTCGCCACCAAGCACGAGATCGTCATGGCGATCATCGGCGGCCTCTTCGTCATCGAGACGCTGTCGGTCATCATCCAGGTCGGTTTCTTCAAGATGACCGGCCGGCGCGTCTTCCTGATGGCGCCGATCCATCATCACTTCGAGAAGAAGGGCTGGACCGAGAGCCAGGTGGTGATCCGCTTCTGGATCGTCGCCGTCGGTCTTGCGATGCTTGGCCTCTCGACGCTGAAGCTCCGGTGA